A stretch of Ciconia boyciana chromosome 18, ASM3463844v1, whole genome shotgun sequence DNA encodes these proteins:
- the AGPAT2 gene encoding 1-acyl-sn-glycerol-3-phosphate acyltransferase beta gives MELGWLLWGAAVLLLLHVLMELSPAVNFVLRIGFYYLLCIVCSALTAPVCLLVNGGRTVKNMRIIKTVVKTFKYFFGLRFEVKGLQNFEVEGPAIIVSNHQSILDMMGLMEVLPDDCVQVGKKELMYAGTVGLIIYLGGVIFINRKSTTSAKMVMAEVAKTMATDNVKVWVYPEGTRNCTGDLLPFKKGAFHLAVQAQVPVIPVVYSSFTTFYNPKKNLFTSGKIKVEVLPPIETKGLTSDDVSDLTDRCFRTMRETLFRLSGSPSEAKDSS, from the exons ATGGAGCTGGGGTGGCTGCTGTGGGGCGCggcggtgctgctgctgctccacgTCCTGATGGAGCTCAGCCCCGCCGTCAACTTCGTGCTGCGCATCGGCTTCTACTACCTGCTGTGCATCGTCTGCTCGGCGCTGACGGCGCCCGTCTGCCTCCTCGTCAACGGCGGCCGCACCGTCAAGAACATGAG aatCATCAAAACTGTGGTCAAGAccttcaagtatttttttggCCTGAGGTTTGAGGTGAAGGGACTGCAGAACTTTGAGGTGGAGGGCCCTGCTATCATTGTGTCCAACCACCAGAGCATCCTCGACATGATGG GGCTGATGGAGGTCCTGCCCGACGACTGTGTCCAGGTGGGCAAGAAAGAGCTGATGTACGCCGGCACTGTGGGGCTCATCATCTACCTTGGCGGTGTCATCTTCATCAACAGGAAGAGCACCACCAGCGCCAAGATGGTGATGGCAGAGGTGGCCAAGACTATGGCAACTGACAAT GTGAAGGTGTGGGTGTACCCAGAAGGCACGAGGAACTGCACAGGGGATTTGCTGCCATTCAAGAAAGGAGCATTTCACCTTGCTGTCCAGGCACAG GTCCCAGTGATCCCCGTGGTGTACTCCTCCTTCACCACCTTCTATAACCCAAAGAAGAATCTATTTACATCAG GCAAAATCAAGGTTGAGGTCCTGCCTCCAATAGAGACCAAAGGCCTGACATCAGATGACGTCTCTGACCTGACTGACAGATGCTTCCGCACCATGAGGGAGACCCTGTTCAGGCTGTCGGGCAGTCCAAGCGAGGCGAAGGACTCATCCTAG
- the EGFL7 gene encoding epidermal growth factor-like protein 7, which translates to MRRISYLLSGLLCILSVTSTDGFARAGRRVCAAAPQSRVATYAESHVQPIYQPYLTTCQGHRLCSTYRTIYRVAYRQAYRQLPQPAASCCPGWSRANSHVLSCNRALCWVPCQNGGSCTFPGRCACPPGWTGRACQTDVDECASQSHGCGQLCINTAGSYRCACRDGFSLAANDKACQPLVPAPEPETFSQAGPPSEMKEEMKDLKSRVEALEQKLQLVLAPFHNLMPSAPEDVGADPISRLSHSLQQLDRIDSLSEQISFLEERLETCSCKNEL; encoded by the exons ATGCGCCGCATCAGCTACCTCCTCTCAGGACTCCTCTGCATCCTCAGCGTGACCAGCACGGACGGCTTTGCCCGGGCAGG CCGCAGGGTCTGTGCCGCAGCACCGCAGAGCCGGGTGGCCACCTACGCCGAGTCCCACGTCCAGCCCATCTACCAGCCCTACCTCACCACCTGCCAGGGCCACCGCCTCTGCAGCACCTACAG GACCATCTACAGGGTTGCCTACCGGCAGGCGTACaggcagctgccccagcccgcGGCCTCGTGCTGTCCCGGCTGGAGCAGAGCTAACAGCCATGTGCTCAGCTGCAACAGAG CTCTCTGCTGGGTGCCGTGCCAGAACGGTGGGAGCTGCACCTTCCCCGGCAGATGCGCCTGCCCGCCCGGCTGGACGGGGCGAGCCTGCCAGACAG ACGTGGATGAGTGTGCCAGCCAGAGCCACGGGTGCGGTCAGCTCTGCATCAACACGGCCGGGAGCTACCGCTGCGCCTGCCGGGACGGCTTCAGCCTCGCTGCCAACGACAAGGCGTGCCAGCCCCTGGTGCCAGCCCCTGAGCCAGAAACCTTCAGTCAAGCAG GTCCCCCCAgtgaaatgaaggaagaaatgaaagaccTGAAGAGCAGAGTGGAAGCGCTGGAGCAG aAACTCCAGTTGGTGCTGGCCCCCTTCCACAACCTCATGCCATCTGCCCCAGAGGATGTCGGCGCAGACCCCATCAGCCGGCTGTCCCACTCCCTCCAGCAACTGGACAGAATTGACTCTCTTAGCGAGCAGATCTCCTTCCTCGAGGAGCGGCTGGAGACGT GTTCCTGCAAGAATGAACTCTAG